The genomic DNA CCATATTCTTCCCGGATTGGATGACGGTGCTGCCAATCTGGAGGTTGCGCTGAAAATTGCTCGGCTTGCTGTCGCGGATGGTATTCAGCAAATGGCGTGCACACCGCATGTAACGCCCGGTCTCTACAACAATACGACTGCCGGAATTTCACAAGCCGTAGAGGCGCTTCAAGAAAGTTTTTTGCAGGAAGACATACCTCTTCAACTGTTTGTCGGGGCAGATATTCATGCAACTCCCGATATTACCATGCGGCTGAGTGCAGGTGAATTGCCGACGCTGAACGGGTCGCGCTATTTCCTTTTTGAACCCTCTCATGACGTCGCACCACCAGGATTGCTTAATCTGGTCAAGAATCTGATTGGCAAAGGGTTTTTCCCAATCGTCACTCATCCGGAACGATTGCGCTGGATTGAAAAACAGTACAAGCTTGTGATTGATATGCGCAACGCTGGCGCGCTGATACAGTTGACGGCGGCGTCTATCGTCGGAAAATTTGGCTCCAGAGCCCAGTATTGGTCGGAGCGTATGCTCGATGACAGGCTTGTTGATGTTGTTGCGTCTGATACGCACCACCCAATCAGGCGCCCTCCCCTGCTTTCAAAAGCGCGAGACAGTATTTCGTTACGAATGAGTGAGAAAGAGGCCGTCGAAATGACGGTTCATACGCCACAAGCTATTCTTCAAAATCAGGACGTGTCGCGTCGGCTTGGGTGATCAATAAAGCGCATCATGCCAATGAGTCATGTCCCCAAATCAAATCGGGACTATTTTGAGCCGAAGCCGCTCAATATGATACGGATTGTTCTCAGCGCGATCAGAAAATCCAGCCAGGGCGAGAGATATTTCACGTAGAAAAAGTCATATTGTAATTTTACATGCACCTCTTTTGGGTCCGCCACATGGCCTTGGTTGATCTGTGCCCAGCCGGAAATTCCAGGGCGCACCACATGACGATAGCGGTAAAACGGCAGTTCAGCCTCATACCATTGCGACAGGCTAAGTGCCTCGGGGCGCGGCCCGATCCAGCTCATGTCGCCTGACAGTATATTCAATATCTGCGGCAACTCATCAATTCGGTATCGGCGTAACACCCGTCCGATTGATGTAATTCTCATGTCATCATGCTTCGTCATGA from Pararhizobium sp. IMCC3301 includes the following:
- a CDS encoding tyrosine-protein phosphatase; protein product: MIDIHSHILPGLDDGAANLEVALKIARLAVADGIQQMACTPHVTPGLYNNTTAGISQAVEALQESFLQEDIPLQLFVGADIHATPDITMRLSAGELPTLNGSRYFLFEPSHDVAPPGLLNLVKNLIGKGFFPIVTHPERLRWIEKQYKLVIDMRNAGALIQLTAASIVGKFGSRAQYWSERMLDDRLVDVVASDTHHPIRRPPLLSKARDSISLRMSEKEAVEMTVHTPQAILQNQDVSRRLG